In the genome of Telluria beijingensis, one region contains:
- a CDS encoding transglycosylase domain-containing protein encodes MESIRRLGRPSNVSGKRAAGERSEPTFGDAVATAAPANAAAAAGAPALAAGGNDVPLYEAFPHLAGNGGIPGGPQGEPGDDEPAPRKRRWKLWLVLFLLLLVALLAAWAVLETRTSRLQARIFADMASELTYRVENGPSTAIRFPAASPYDTRLGYAGLPQYLERLQTRDYAIAAQARISPQMVKMADLGLYATYHEKTKVGLEILDCRSQPIYTSRFPERYYDKFDAAPPLLVQSLLFIENRELLDAAHPRRNPAVEWDRFSKAVFDKTLSSIGLGGGGRVAGGSTLATQIEKYRHSPEGRTSSTTDKIIQMASATLRAYQDGEDTTGSRRQIVLDYLNTVPLSAKSGYGEVNGIGDGLWVWYGRDFDKVTQMLKGPMTSPDAVLAYKEALSLMIAQRRPAYYLGAGEPDLEVLTDSHLRVLAQAGVISPQLRDAALNVKLQPALHSGVAPPPADAFVSRKAANAVRNHLGYLIGDSRLYNVDRLDLSVVSTLDSNAQQAVTAALRQLSDAEHAKAAGLTGKGLLGNGDPAQVVYSFTLMERGEHVNYLRVQTDNYDQPLDINEGAKLDLGSTAKLRTLVTYLDIFDQLHKRFEPLDKIGLHGVEVDPKDRMSQWALEYFQTLPDGADRGLKPMLDAAMARRYSANPGERFMTGGGLHTFGNFSRLDNDKIMDVHQALRQSTNLVFVRMMRDVVRYYMFQLPGSSAQLLADANDPRRAAYLARFADNEGKDFLAKFWNKYKGKTPAEIEALLFSGVRPLASKLAAAHRTVAPNATLEHFGAFINATLPSANEIDPERIPKMYEMYDPRNMSLADRGYVASVHPLELWLVSYLRTHPKATWSEVTAASVEERQEVYQWLFKTSRKNAQDKRIAGLLEVEAFLKIHAQWKKMGYPFDSLVPSFATTLGASADRPASLAELMGIIINGGVRKPIERIDSLHFAKDTPYETLVKRNKGGGKEQVLAPEVARTVADAIQGVVSDGTAKRVKTAFVQADGSVIALGGKTGTGDQRFDVYARGGRLIESRYVNRSATFVFNIGERFYGSMTAYVHGPQSEHYDFTSALPVQLLVTLAPSLMPMIEPGPAPAPGAAPAAAQRQCVR; translated from the coding sequence ATGGAAAGTATTCGCCGTCTCGGACGGCCAAGTAATGTGTCCGGCAAGCGCGCCGCGGGCGAGCGCAGCGAGCCGACGTTCGGCGACGCCGTCGCCACCGCCGCGCCAGCCAATGCCGCTGCCGCGGCAGGCGCGCCCGCGCTCGCGGCCGGCGGCAACGACGTCCCCCTGTACGAAGCCTTCCCGCACCTGGCGGGCAATGGCGGCATTCCCGGTGGCCCGCAGGGCGAGCCGGGCGACGACGAGCCGGCGCCGCGCAAGCGCCGCTGGAAGCTGTGGCTGGTGCTGTTCCTGCTGTTGCTGGTCGCGCTCCTGGCCGCCTGGGCCGTGCTCGAGACGCGCACCTCGCGCCTGCAGGCCAGGATCTTCGCCGACATGGCCAGCGAGCTCACCTATCGCGTGGAGAACGGCCCGAGCACGGCAATCCGCTTCCCGGCCGCCAGCCCCTATGACACCCGGCTCGGCTATGCCGGCCTGCCGCAGTATCTCGAGCGGCTGCAGACGCGCGACTATGCCATCGCGGCCCAGGCGCGCATCTCGCCGCAGATGGTCAAGATGGCCGACCTCGGCCTGTACGCCACCTACCACGAAAAGACCAAGGTCGGCCTCGAGATCCTCGACTGCCGTTCGCAGCCGATCTACACCTCGCGCTTCCCCGAGCGCTACTACGACAAGTTCGACGCCGCGCCCCCGCTGCTGGTGCAAAGCCTGCTGTTCATCGAGAACCGCGAACTGCTCGACGCCGCCCATCCGCGCCGCAACCCGGCGGTCGAATGGGACCGCTTCTCGAAGGCCGTGTTCGACAAGACCCTGTCCAGCATCGGCCTGGGTGGTGGCGGGCGCGTGGCCGGCGGCAGCACGCTGGCGACCCAGATCGAGAAATACCGGCACTCGCCCGAAGGCCGCACCAGTTCGACCACCGACAAGATCATCCAGATGGCCTCGGCCACCCTGCGCGCCTACCAGGACGGCGAGGACACCACCGGTTCGCGGCGCCAGATCGTGCTCGACTACCTGAACACGGTGCCGCTGTCGGCCAAGTCGGGCTATGGCGAAGTGAACGGCATCGGCGACGGCCTGTGGGTCTGGTATGGCCGCGACTTCGACAAGGTGACCCAGATGCTCAAGGGCCCGATGACGAGCCCCGATGCCGTGCTGGCCTACAAGGAAGCGCTGTCCCTGATGATTGCCCAGCGCCGTCCGGCGTATTACCTGGGCGCGGGCGAACCCGACCTCGAGGTGCTGACCGACAGCCACCTGCGCGTGCTGGCCCAGGCCGGCGTGATCTCGCCCCAGCTGCGCGACGCCGCCCTGAACGTCAAGCTGCAGCCGGCCCTGCACAGCGGCGTGGCGCCGCCGCCGGCCGATGCGTTTGTCTCGCGCAAGGCGGCCAATGCGGTGCGCAACCACCTCGGCTACCTGATCGGCGATTCGCGCCTGTACAACGTCGACCGCCTCGACCTGTCGGTGGTCTCGACCCTGGACAGCAATGCCCAGCAGGCGGTGACGGCGGCCCTGCGCCAGCTGTCCGACGCCGAACACGCGAAAGCGGCCGGCCTGACCGGCAAGGGCCTGCTCGGCAACGGCGACCCGGCCCAGGTGGTGTACAGCTTCACCCTGATGGAGCGGGGCGAGCACGTGAATTACCTGCGGGTCCAGACCGACAACTACGACCAGCCGCTCGACATCAACGAGGGCGCCAAGCTCGATCTCGGTTCGACCGCCAAGCTGCGCACGCTGGTGACCTATCTCGACATTTTTGATCAGCTGCACAAGCGCTTCGAGCCGCTGGATAAAATCGGCCTGCACGGCGTCGAGGTCGACCCGAAAGACCGCATGTCGCAGTGGGCGCTGGAATACTTCCAGACCCTGCCGGACGGCGCCGACCGAGGCCTGAAGCCGATGCTGGACGCCGCCATGGCGCGCCGCTACTCGGCCAATCCGGGCGAGCGCTTCATGACCGGCGGCGGCCTGCACACCTTCGGCAACTTCAGCCGCCTGGACAACGACAAGATCATGGACGTGCACCAGGCGCTGCGCCAGTCCACCAACCTGGTGTTCGTGCGCATGATGCGCGACGTGGTGCGCTACTACATGTTCCAGCTGCCGGGCTCCTCGGCCCAGCTGCTGGCCGACGCCAACGATCCGCGCCGCGCCGCCTACCTGGCGCGCTTCGCCGACAACGAGGGCAAGGATTTCCTGGCCAAGTTCTGGAACAAGTACAAGGGCAAGACCCCGGCCGAGATCGAGGCGCTGCTGTTCTCCGGCGTGCGTCCGCTGGCCTCGAAGCTCGCCGCGGCCCACCGCACGGTGGCGCCGAACGCCACGCTGGAACACTTCGGCGCCTTCATCAATGCGACCCTGCCGTCGGCCAACGAGATCGATCCCGAGCGCATCCCCAAGATGTACGAGATGTACGATCCGCGCAATATGTCGCTGGCCGACCGCGGCTACGTGGCCTCGGTGCACCCGCTCGAACTGTGGCTGGTGAGCTATCTGCGCACGCATCCCAAGGCCACCTGGTCCGAGGTCACCGCCGCCAGCGTCGAGGAGCGCCAGGAAGTCTACCAGTGGCTGTTCAAGACCAGCCGCAAGAACGCCCAGGACAAGCGCATCGCCGGCCTGCTCGAGGTCGAGGCCTTCCTCAAGATCCACGCCCAGTGGAAGAAGATGGGCTATCCCTTCGATTCGCTGGTACCGTCGTTCGCGACCACGCTGGGCGCCTCGGCCGACCGGCCGGCCTCGCTGGCCGAGCTGATGGGCATCATCATCAACGGCGGCGTGCGCAAGCCGATCGAGCGCATCGATTCGCTGCACTTCGCCAAGGACACGCCGTACGAGACGCTGGTCAAGCGCAACAAGGGCGGCGGCAAGGAGCAGGTGCTGGCGCCGGAAGTCGCGCGCACGGTGGCCGACGCCATCCAGGGCGTGGTCTCGGACGGCACCGCCAAGCGCGTCAAGACCGCCTTCGTGCAGGCCGACGGCAGCGTGATCGCGCTGGGCGGCAAGACCGGCACCGGCGACCAGCGCTTCGACGTGTATGCGCGCGGTGGACGCCTGATCGAATCGCGCTACGTGAACCGCTCGGCCACGTTCGTGTTCAATATCGGCGAGCGCTTTTACGGCAGCATGACGGCCTATGTGCACGGTCCGCAGTCCGAGCACTACGACTTCACCAGCGCGCTGCCGGTGCAGTTGCTGGTGACCCTGGCGCCGAGCCTGATGCCGATGATCGAGCCAGGGCCGGCCCCGGCGCCGGGTGCAGCCCCCGCTGCGGCCCAGCGCCAGTGCGTGCGTTGA
- a CDS encoding TAXI family TRAP transporter solute-binding subunit: MKPVGEAGGAHGKGLRARLQNFSIVSLRDLVVASGPTILMVGAAVLLAYWWVDPAPPRSLRLATGQENSAYEQFGKQYASLLARDDIKVALQPTLGSRDNLQRLLAGEADVAFVQSGSTDGDTMNAQDGDAAERQELVSLGSLFTEPVWLFLRAEAKVTNLTDLRGKRINLGPEGTGVPRLLRQVLDANGIEPKDVQIGDLADTPATVELLAGRIDGLVFSSAPEAPLIQMLLQTPGIRLFDFAQAEAYTRRLPFLTHVVLPRGIVDLGRNIPAQDYHLIAPTATLVAREDIHPALVGLLVKSATQIHGGAGWFQQQGQFPSPRYTEIPVAPEAARYYRDGPPFMQRYLSFWLANLAERLWIVVVALTALLIPLSKIVPPIYVWRVRSRVYRWYGELRAIEQALEDAGPEPGDAVRKDLLRRLDGLEDRVNHISVPLAYADELYRLRSHIHLVRERIRGVQEDEAAAAPLAK, translated from the coding sequence TTGAAGCCGGTGGGCGAGGCAGGCGGCGCGCACGGCAAGGGCCTGCGCGCGCGCCTGCAGAATTTTTCCATCGTCTCGCTGCGCGACCTGGTGGTGGCGTCCGGCCCGACCATCCTGATGGTGGGGGCGGCCGTGCTGCTGGCCTACTGGTGGGTCGATCCGGCGCCGCCGCGCAGCCTGCGGCTGGCCACCGGCCAGGAGAACTCCGCCTACGAGCAGTTCGGCAAGCAGTACGCCAGCCTGCTCGCGCGCGACGACATCAAGGTGGCCCTGCAGCCGACCCTGGGCTCGCGCGACAACCTGCAGCGCCTGCTGGCGGGCGAGGCCGACGTGGCCTTCGTGCAGAGCGGCTCGACCGACGGCGACACCATGAACGCGCAGGATGGCGACGCCGCCGAGCGCCAGGAACTGGTGTCGCTGGGCAGCCTGTTCACCGAACCGGTCTGGCTGTTCCTGCGCGCGGAGGCCAAGGTGACGAACCTGACCGACCTGCGCGGCAAGCGCATCAACCTGGGCCCGGAAGGCACCGGCGTGCCGCGCCTGCTGCGCCAGGTGCTCGACGCCAACGGCATCGAACCCAAGGATGTGCAGATCGGCGACCTGGCCGACACCCCGGCCACGGTGGAGCTGCTGGCCGGCCGCATCGACGGCCTGGTGTTCTCGTCGGCGCCCGAAGCGCCGCTGATCCAGATGCTGCTGCAGACGCCTGGCATCCGGTTGTTCGATTTCGCCCAGGCCGAAGCCTATACGCGGCGCCTGCCGTTCCTGACCCATGTGGTGCTGCCGCGCGGGATCGTCGACCTGGGCCGCAATATCCCGGCCCAGGACTACCACCTGATCGCGCCGACCGCGACCCTGGTGGCGCGCGAGGACATCCATCCGGCCCTGGTGGGCCTGCTGGTGAAATCGGCCACCCAGATCCACGGCGGGGCCGGCTGGTTCCAGCAGCAGGGCCAGTTCCCGTCGCCGAGATATACCGAGATCCCGGTGGCGCCCGAGGCCGCGCGTTACTATCGCGACGGCCCGCCCTTCATGCAGCGCTACCTGAGCTTCTGGCTGGCCAACCTGGCCGAGCGCCTGTGGATCGTGGTGGTGGCGCTGACGGCCTTGCTCATTCCGCTGTCGAAGATCGTGCCGCCGATTTACGTGTGGCGCGTGCGTTCGCGCGTGTACCGCTGGTATGGCGAACTGCGCGCGATCGAGCAGGCGCTGGAAGACGCCGGGCCCGAGCCGGGCGATGCCGTGCGCAAGGACTTGCTGCGGCGCCTGGACGGGCTCGAGGACCGGGTCAACCACATCTCGGTGCCGCTGGCCTATGCCGACGAGCTGTATCGGCTGCGCAGCCATATCCACCTGGTGCGCGAGCGGATTCGCGGCGTGCAGGAAGACGAAGCGGCGGCGGCGCCCCTGGCAAAGTAG
- a CDS encoding CocE/NonD family hydrolase: MIRRPLSALVLGLMLAGAMPAFAAGMQAAPDDAPAKRSTREAYTKYEYRIPMRDGTRLFTAVYVPKDASKSYPFLMQRTPYSAGVRADGELRYGVDWMPESLGPSREFEDAGYIFVVQDVRGRHMSEGVWQEMTPHAKPKLEQGEGVEAQDMHDTVAWLLRNVPNNNGKVGIWGISYPGFYAAASVIDSHPAIKAASPQAPIADLYMGDDSYHGGAFKLAANFDFYSSFVAAPNPSPKSASGGGFDYDEADGYDFFRKHLTLGAIAGTMSERQRELFMPNIEHDTYDDFWQSRAIGPHMKNVKAAVLTVGGWFDAEDFQGPFTIHDALRRHSPAAENKLVIGPWVHGGWMRGDGARLGHVRFDANTSDYFRRHIQFPFFEQHLKGIKPAQALAPVTMFETGTNVWRSYETWPPKPARVRTLYFNANGSLTWQQPASAGAYDEYVADPRRPVPYIGYPAQGVPREYMVSDQRFAATRPDVLVYQSEVLEEDVTIAGPVLPKLFVSTTGTDADWVVKLIDVYPGDYPTPAAPRTGKDVGPPALKLGGYQQLVRGNPLRGKFRNSYQAPEPFVPGKVEALSYELGQVNHTFRRGHRIMVQVQSSWFPLIDSNPQTFMRIPEAQPEDFRKATQRVYRAPGTASGIELPVLP; the protein is encoded by the coding sequence ATGATCCGCCGTCCGCTGTCCGCACTCGTCCTTGGTCTCATGCTCGCCGGCGCCATGCCGGCCTTCGCCGCCGGCATGCAGGCCGCGCCAGATGACGCTCCCGCCAAGCGCTCGACGCGCGAAGCCTATACCAAGTACGAGTACCGGATCCCGATGCGCGACGGCACCCGCCTGTTCACCGCGGTCTACGTGCCGAAGGACGCCTCGAAGTCCTATCCCTTCCTGATGCAGCGTACACCCTACAGCGCCGGCGTGCGCGCCGACGGAGAGCTGCGCTACGGCGTGGACTGGATGCCCGAATCGCTCGGCCCGTCGCGCGAATTCGAGGACGCCGGCTACATCTTCGTGGTGCAGGACGTGCGTGGCCGCCATATGTCCGAGGGCGTGTGGCAGGAGATGACGCCGCATGCCAAGCCGAAGCTGGAACAAGGCGAGGGCGTCGAAGCCCAGGACATGCACGACACCGTGGCCTGGCTGCTCAGGAACGTCCCGAACAACAACGGTAAGGTAGGCATCTGGGGCATCAGCTATCCCGGCTTCTACGCCGCCGCCAGCGTGATCGATTCGCATCCGGCAATCAAGGCCGCCTCGCCGCAGGCGCCGATCGCGGATCTCTACATGGGCGACGATTCCTACCACGGCGGGGCATTCAAGCTGGCCGCCAACTTCGATTTCTACTCGTCCTTCGTCGCTGCGCCGAATCCTTCGCCCAAGTCGGCCTCCGGCGGCGGCTTCGACTACGACGAGGCCGATGGCTACGATTTCTTCCGCAAGCACCTGACGCTGGGCGCGATCGCGGGCACGATGAGCGAGCGCCAGCGCGAGCTGTTCATGCCGAATATCGAGCACGATACCTACGACGACTTCTGGCAGTCGCGCGCCATCGGCCCGCACATGAAGAACGTCAAGGCGGCGGTGCTGACCGTGGGCGGCTGGTTCGATGCCGAGGATTTCCAGGGCCCGTTCACCATCCACGACGCGCTCAGGCGCCACAGCCCGGCCGCCGAGAACAAGCTGGTAATCGGCCCATGGGTGCACGGCGGCTGGATGCGCGGCGACGGCGCGCGCCTGGGCCATGTGCGCTTCGACGCCAATACCAGCGATTACTTCCGGCGCCATATCCAGTTCCCGTTCTTCGAGCAGCACCTGAAGGGCATCAAGCCGGCCCAGGCGCTGGCGCCGGTGACCATGTTCGAGACCGGCACCAATGTCTGGCGCAGCTACGAGACCTGGCCGCCGAAGCCGGCCAGGGTGCGCACGCTGTACTTCAACGCCAACGGCAGCCTGACGTGGCAGCAGCCGGCAAGCGCGGGCGCCTACGACGAATACGTGGCCGACCCCAGGCGTCCGGTGCCGTATATCGGCTATCCGGCGCAGGGCGTGCCGCGCGAATACATGGTCTCCGACCAGCGCTTCGCCGCGACCCGGCCCGACGTGCTGGTGTACCAGAGCGAGGTGCTGGAAGAAGACGTCACCATCGCCGGCCCCGTGCTGCCAAAGCTGTTCGTGTCGACCACCGGCACCGACGCCGACTGGGTGGTGAAACTGATCGACGTGTATCCGGGTGACTATCCGACGCCGGCCGCGCCGCGCACGGGCAAGGACGTCGGGCCGCCGGCCCTCAAGCTGGGCGGCTACCAGCAACTGGTGCGCGGCAATCCGCTGCGCGGCAAGTTCCGTAACAGCTACCAGGCGCCGGAGCCCTTTGTGCCGGGCAAGGTAGAGGCGCTCAGCTATGAACTGGGCCAGGTAAACCACACCTTCCGCCGCGGCCACCGCATCATGGTGCAGGTGCAGAGTTCGTGGTTCCCGCTGATCGATTCGAATCCGCAGACCTTCATGCGGATTCCCGAGGCGCAGCCAGAGGATTTTAGAAAGGCGACCCAGCGCGTGTACCGTGCGCCTGGAACGGCGTCCGGCATCGAACTGCCGGTGCTGCCCTGA
- a CDS encoding glutaredoxin family protein translates to MKLAFYVLLVLAVLSGWRHYQQMNEVADVADDSAYAEFFRSPDVKVVLYGTEWCGYCAQTRDYLNQRGVAFTDLDIETSERAKREHAALGGQGVPLILVGDHKLKGYNAQSLKAAVDSLE, encoded by the coding sequence GTGAAGCTGGCTTTCTATGTGCTGTTGGTGCTGGCGGTGCTGTCGGGCTGGCGCCACTACCAGCAGATGAATGAGGTGGCCGATGTCGCCGACGACTCGGCTTATGCAGAGTTCTTCCGTTCGCCCGACGTCAAGGTCGTGCTCTACGGGACGGAGTGGTGCGGCTACTGTGCGCAGACGCGCGACTATCTCAACCAGCGGGGCGTGGCGTTCACCGACCTCGACATCGAAACCTCCGAGCGCGCAAAGCGCGAACATGCCGCGCTGGGCGGCCAGGGCGTTCCGCTGATCCTGGTCGGCGACCACAAGCTGAAGGGTTACAACGCCCAGTCGCTGAAGGCCGCGGTGGACAGCCTGGAGTAG
- a CDS encoding rhodanese-like domain-containing protein, which produces MTTENILSLARQRGAGQPYAGAVTPQEAFELLRSDPKVRLVDVRTNAERDWVGRVAIPETQHAAVQWATYPGGQPNPDFGAQLERVAQKDETLLFLCRSGVRSRHSARVATELGYANSFDILEGFEGDRDGDGHRKTVGGWCKAGLPWVGA; this is translated from the coding sequence ATGACGACAGAAAACATTCTCTCCCTGGCGCGCCAACGCGGCGCAGGCCAGCCCTATGCCGGTGCGGTCACGCCCCAGGAAGCATTCGAGCTCTTGCGGAGCGACCCGAAGGTCAGGCTGGTCGACGTGCGCACCAACGCCGAACGCGACTGGGTGGGCCGGGTCGCCATTCCCGAAACCCAGCATGCGGCGGTGCAGTGGGCGACCTATCCGGGCGGCCAGCCGAATCCCGATTTCGGCGCCCAGCTGGAGCGGGTGGCGCAGAAGGACGAGACGCTACTGTTCCTGTGCCGCTCGGGCGTGCGCTCGCGCCACAGCGCGCGCGTGGCGACCGAGCTGGGATATGCGAACTCGTTCGACATCCTCGAGGGCTTCGAAGGCGACCGCGATGGCGACGGTCACCGCAAGACGGTCGGCGGCTGGTGCAAGGCAGGCTTGCCGTGGGTGGGCGCATGA
- the glnA gene encoding type I glutamate--ammonia ligase, whose protein sequence is MAKSAADVMQLVKDNEVKFVDLRFADTRGKEQHVTVPVSHFDLDKFESGHAFDGSSIAGWKGIEASDMLLLPDPNTANLDPFMEETTLFMQCDVIEPSDGKGYDRDPRSIAKRAEAYLKSSGIGDTAFFGPEPEFFIFDSIRWKIDMSGCFVKIDSDESSWATDKEIEGGNSGHRPTVKGGYFPVPPVDSFQDMRSEMCLILESMGIPVEVHHHEVAGAGQNEIGTKFSTLVERADWTQNMKYVIWNVAHSYGKTATFMPKPINGDNGSGMHVHQSIWKDGKNLFAGDGYAGLSETALFYIGGIIKHARALNAITNPGTNSYKRLVPGYEAPVKLAYSARNRSASIRIPHVANPKGRRIETRFPDPLANVYLCFAALLMAGLDGIQNKIHPGEAATKDLYHLPPEEDKLIPTVCASLEEALEALDKDREFLTRGGVFSDSMIDAYIELKMNEVQRLRMTPHPAEFDMYYSS, encoded by the coding sequence ATGGCAAAGTCCGCCGCAGATGTAATGCAACTGGTCAAGGACAACGAAGTCAAATTCGTTGATTTACGCTTCGCCGATACCCGCGGCAAGGAACAGCACGTCACGGTCCCGGTGTCGCACTTCGACCTGGACAAATTCGAATCCGGCCACGCCTTCGACGGTTCGTCGATCGCCGGCTGGAAAGGTATCGAAGCCTCGGACATGCTCCTGCTGCCAGACCCGAACACCGCCAACCTCGACCCGTTCATGGAAGAGACCACGCTGTTCATGCAGTGCGACGTGATCGAGCCGTCGGACGGCAAGGGCTACGACCGCGACCCGCGCTCGATCGCCAAGCGCGCCGAAGCCTACCTGAAATCGTCGGGCATCGGCGACACAGCCTTCTTCGGCCCGGAGCCTGAATTCTTCATCTTCGACTCGATCCGCTGGAAGATCGACATGTCGGGCTGCTTCGTCAAGATCGACTCGGACGAATCGTCGTGGGCAACCGACAAGGAAATCGAAGGCGGCAACAGCGGCCACCGTCCGACCGTCAAAGGCGGCTACTTCCCGGTCCCACCGGTCGATTCGTTCCAGGACATGCGCTCCGAAATGTGCCTGATCCTCGAATCGATGGGCATCCCGGTCGAAGTGCACCACCACGAAGTGGCCGGCGCCGGCCAGAATGAAATCGGCACCAAGTTCTCGACCCTGGTCGAGCGTGCCGACTGGACCCAGAATATGAAGTACGTGATCTGGAACGTGGCCCACAGCTACGGCAAGACCGCGACCTTCATGCCGAAGCCGATCAACGGCGACAACGGCTCGGGCATGCACGTGCACCAGTCGATCTGGAAAGACGGCAAGAACCTGTTCGCCGGCGACGGCTACGCCGGCCTGTCGGAAACCGCGCTGTTCTACATCGGCGGCATCATCAAGCACGCACGCGCGCTGAACGCGATCACCAACCCTGGCACCAACTCGTACAAGCGCCTGGTGCCTGGCTACGAAGCCCCGGTCAAGCTGGCCTACTCGGCCCGCAACCGTTCGGCCTCGATCCGCATCCCGCACGTGGCGAACCCGAAAGGCCGCCGCATCGAGACCCGCTTCCCGGATCCGCTGGCCAACGTCTACCTGTGCTTCGCCGCGCTGCTGATGGCCGGCCTGGACGGCATCCAGAACAAGATCCACCCGGGCGAAGCCGCGACCAAGGACCTGTACCACCTGCCGCCGGAAGAAGACAAGCTGATCCCGACCGTGTGCGCCTCGCTCGAAGAAGCGCTGGAAGCCCTGGACAAGGACCGCGAGTTCCTGACCCGCGGCGGCGTGTTCAGCGACAGCATGATCGATGCCTACATCGAGCTGAAGATGAACGAAGTGCAGCGCCTGCGCATGACCCCGCACCCAGCTGAATTCGACATGTACTACTCGTCGTGA
- a CDS encoding DUF4124 domain-containing protein: MTNIVFQSVVAVFALLMCASAQAQIYRCTDANGRPLYTDTKVGKCQLIDTGYRSPPAASAPIPAPRSSSGGGGASASSPAASTPSSFPRVDNTVQRARDDERREILGDELRIEERKLADLRKEFNNGEPERQGNERNYAKYQERVASMRDEIGRTERNIEALRREIGNIR; this comes from the coding sequence ATGACAAACATCGTTTTCCAGAGTGTTGTGGCAGTCTTTGCGCTGCTGATGTGCGCTTCGGCGCAGGCCCAGATCTACCGCTGTACCGACGCCAACGGACGCCCGCTGTACACCGACACCAAGGTCGGCAAGTGCCAGCTGATCGATACCGGCTACCGTTCGCCGCCGGCCGCATCGGCCCCGATCCCGGCGCCGCGCTCGTCAAGCGGTGGGGGCGGCGCCAGCGCCTCGAGCCCGGCCGCCAGCACGCCGTCGAGCTTCCCGCGCGTGGACAATACCGTGCAGCGCGCGCGCGACGACGAGCGGCGCGAGATCCTGGGCGACGAGTTGCGCATCGAGGAACGCAAGCTGGCCGACCTTCGCAAGGAATTCAACAACGGCGAGCCGGAACGCCAGGGCAACGAACGCAACTACGCCAAGTACCAGGAGCGGGTGGCCTCGATGCGCGACGAGATCGGCCGTACCGAACGCAATATCGAGGCGCTACGGCGCGAGATCGGCAATATTCGATGA
- the glnL gene encoding nitrogen regulation protein NR(II) — protein MDDTPAFDAGDPARYAGLDLLASAVLLTGAEGDVLYANAAAENLMELSLKSLQRHRLPELFVNGAELAALIGQALAHQYADLRQDLTLQRAGREPLHVNSIVSALGDGTLLIELRENVQQLKLDREERILDQSQANKELIRNLAHEIKNPLGGIRGAAQLLELELPPHHLLELQEYTQVIIKEADRLQTLVDRLLAPHRKPHIVGDVNIHEVCERVRSLILAEFPQGLTIKRDYDASIPEFRGDFEQLIQVVLNIAHNAAQALAGRIAQGDAEIILRTRVARQVTLAKVRYGLALDLHIIDNGPGIAPDIRDRIFYPLVSGRDGGSGLGLTLAQTFVQQHLGVIECESRPGLTDFRILLPLP, from the coding sequence ATGGATGACACGCCCGCCTTCGATGCCGGCGACCCCGCCCGCTACGCCGGCCTGGACTTGCTGGCCTCGGCCGTGCTGCTGACCGGCGCGGAAGGCGACGTGCTCTACGCGAATGCCGCCGCCGAGAACCTGATGGAGCTGTCGCTCAAGTCGCTGCAGCGCCACCGCCTGCCCGAGCTGTTCGTCAACGGCGCCGAGCTGGCCGCGCTGATCGGCCAGGCGCTGGCCCACCAATACGCCGACCTGCGCCAGGACCTGACCCTGCAGCGCGCGGGGCGCGAGCCGCTGCACGTGAACAGCATCGTCAGCGCGCTGGGCGACGGCACCCTGCTGATCGAGCTGCGCGAGAACGTGCAGCAGCTGAAACTCGACCGCGAGGAGCGCATCCTCGACCAGAGCCAGGCCAACAAGGAACTCATTCGCAACCTGGCGCATGAGATCAAGAACCCGCTGGGCGGCATCCGCGGCGCGGCCCAGTTGCTCGAACTCGAGCTGCCGCCGCACCACCTGCTCGAGCTGCAGGAATACACGCAGGTGATCATCAAGGAAGCCGACCGCCTGCAAACGCTGGTCGACCGCTTGCTGGCGCCGCACAGGAAACCTCACATCGTTGGGGACGTCAACATCCATGAGGTGTGCGAGCGGGTGCGCAGCCTGATCCTGGCCGAGTTCCCGCAAGGGCTCACGATCAAGCGGGACTACGACGCGTCGATTCCCGAGTTCCGCGGCGATTTCGAGCAGCTGATCCAGGTGGTGTTGAACATCGCCCACAACGCGGCCCAGGCCCTGGCCGGCCGCATCGCGCAGGGCGACGCCGAGATCATTCTGCGCACCAGGGTGGCGCGCCAGGTCACCCTGGCCAAGGTCCGCTACGGGCTGGCATTAGACTTGCATATCATCGACAATGGACCGGGCATCGCGCCCGATATCCGCGACCGCATTTTCTATCCGCTCGTATCCGGGCGCGACGGCGGGAGCGGCCTCGGGCTGACGCTGGCGCAAACCTTCGTGCAGCAGCACCTGGGGGTGATCGAGTGCGAAAGCCGGCCTGGACTGACGGATTTCCGTATCCTGCTGCCGTTGCCATAA